The following proteins are co-located in the Bathymodiolus thermophilus thioautotrophic gill symbiont genome:
- a CDS encoding Fic family protein produces MNLTAIIPNQKKALFFAKKQLSELVYDAVNLEGVNYTLPEVQTLLDGVTVGGHRQTDELITRNQIEAWGFLFKIIEDGDFDLSAEFVCQLQAKVAKREALTWGEFRGGGVSIAGTDYLPPNHKELPNLWQKLRQKSMPNDIDGIYQYAISLFLQMARIQFFYDGNKRTGRLMMNGILLKNGLPVINLPVSRQLEFNQLMLDFYLSNNEAPMQALMLSCLDVKYLKIMAETNARSFNT; encoded by the coding sequence ATGAACTTAACAGCCATTATCCCCAACCAAAAAAAAGCACTATTTTTTGCCAAGAAACAACTGAGCGAGTTGGTTTATGATGCCGTAAATTTAGAGGGTGTAAATTATACTTTGCCAGAGGTACAAACTTTGTTAGATGGGGTAACAGTGGGCGGACACAGGCAAACTGATGAGTTGATAACACGAAATCAAATTGAAGCATGGGGGTTTTTGTTTAAGATAATTGAAGATGGGGATTTTGATTTGTCTGCTGAATTTGTTTGCCAATTGCAAGCAAAAGTTGCTAAGCGTGAAGCGCTTACTTGGGGTGAATTTAGAGGGGGCGGCGTTAGTATTGCGGGCACAGATTATCTACCACCTAATCACAAAGAATTACCCAATTTGTGGCAAAAACTAAGACAAAAATCCATGCCAAATGATATTGACGGTATTTATCAATATGCCATCAGTTTATTTTTACAAATGGCACGAATTCAATTTTTCTATGATGGTAACAAGCGTACAGGTAGGCTAATGATGAATGGCATATTGCTTAAAAATGGTTTGCCTGTTATTAATTTGCCAGTTAGTAGGCAGTTGGAATTTAATCAATTAATGCTAGATTTTTATTTAAGTAACAATGAGGCGCCAATGCAAGCGCTAATGTTGTCTTGTCTTGATGTTAAGTATTTAAAGATAATGGCTGAAACAAATGCACGCTCATTTAACACTTAG
- the cas1 gene encoding CRISPR-associated endonuclease Cas1, with amino-acid sequence MHAHLTLSEYGQFIGVTSECLTVKHEGFIREYPLNRLKSVQVAKRGVSFSSDVIIACANRGIKFFIQDFKNEIIASISGTQQHAVVRVRQNQFEFIKTIKVATLSASVIEGKIKNQRATLLYFKKYHQHHKAIIDTTAEQLNSILTQIKYRKWQNFNQWNEILLGLEGCAAAQYWQCLVACDLMPNDFKNRIGRQAQDVGNKALNYGYAILTSYIWNALLNAGLEPYCGFFHTQRAGKPSLVLDMMEEYRAWVVDRNIIKLRTQLNGKSDLTPAIKKKIITGIHKTFNTKYHYKKRKMRLESILQRQVYHLSGHFSDDKKYKSYRFRW; translated from the coding sequence ATGCACGCTCATTTAACACTTAGTGAATACGGGCAATTTATTGGCGTAACCAGTGAATGTTTGACAGTGAAGCATGAGGGTTTTATTAGAGAGTATCCGCTCAATCGCCTAAAGAGTGTGCAAGTTGCTAAACGAGGTGTAAGTTTTTCATCTGATGTGATTATTGCTTGTGCCAACAGAGGGATTAAATTTTTTATTCAGGATTTTAAAAACGAAATCATTGCCAGTATTTCAGGCACGCAACAACACGCCGTAGTACGAGTGCGACAAAATCAGTTTGAATTTATCAAAACCATTAAAGTGGCAACTTTATCTGCATCCGTTATTGAAGGGAAAATTAAAAATCAGCGTGCAACACTACTTTATTTTAAAAAATACCACCAGCATCATAAAGCCATTATCGATACAACTGCCGAACAATTAAACAGTATTCTTACGCAAATAAAATATAGAAAATGGCAAAATTTTAACCAATGGAATGAAATATTATTAGGACTAGAAGGGTGTGCAGCAGCACAATATTGGCAATGTTTGGTAGCGTGTGATTTAATGCCCAATGATTTTAAAAATAGAATTGGACGACAAGCGCAAGATGTTGGCAATAAGGCACTAAATTATGGTTATGCAATTTTAACATCTTATATTTGGAATGCACTTTTGAACGCAGGACTAGAGCCGTATTGCGGTTTTTTTCATACACAAAGAGCAGGCAAACCTTCACTCGTTTTAGATATGATGGAAGAATATCGTGCTTGGGTTGTGGATAGAAATATTATCAAATTACGCACTCAGTTGAACGGAAAAAGTGATTTAACGCCTGCTATAAAAAAGAAAATTATCACAGGCATTCATAAAACTTTTAACACCAAATACCATTATAAAAAACGAAAAATGCGTTTAGAAAGCATCCTACAAAGGCAAGTTTATCATTTGTCAGGGCATTTTTCTGATGATAAAAAATATAAATCTTATCGTTTTAGGTGGTAA
- the cas2 gene encoding CRISPR-associated endonuclease Cas2 — MAQARLHNEVMVAYDIEDSKNRTKLFKKLKDISLKPIQKSVFWGHLNKAEEDSVKRLLKEYCQKTDKAFIARIALSEQVNQNNSIGYEKDDFPKNPPEYYVL; from the coding sequence ATGGCTCAAGCAAGATTACATAACGAAGTAATGGTGGCTTACGATATAGAAGACAGCAAAAATCGCACTAAATTATTTAAAAAACTTAAAGACATTAGCCTTAAGCCAATCCAAAAATCCGTATTTTGGGGGCATTTAAACAAAGCAGAAGAGGATAGCGTGAAGCGCTTATTAAAAGAATATTGCCAAAAAACCGACAAAGCCTTTATCGCCAGAATTGCGCTCTCAGAGCAAGTTAATCAAAATAATTCTATTGGTTACGAAAAGGATGATTTCCCTAAAAATCCCCCTGAATATTATGTCTTATAG
- the cas4 gene encoding CRISPR-associated protein Cas4 — MSYSLPISLIRQYCFCPRIPYFQELLKLNPKRPQWVKQGEDLHQKQQKVFKHRTLKRFDLEQATQTFDEFVTSDSFALHGVVDSVLNNQENIYPIEFKLGGSKPMKGQILQLTAYGMLLQEKYGFPCQTGFILYENKGKTHQINFAKERIQQVITIRDKILFDLDNSYMPDSPATPSQCTQCEYLNYCNDR, encoded by the coding sequence ATGTCTTATAGTCTGCCAATTAGCCTAATTCGCCAATATTGCTTTTGCCCTAGGATTCCTTATTTTCAAGAACTATTAAAACTTAATCCCAAAAGACCACAATGGGTAAAGCAAGGCGAGGACTTGCACCAAAAACAACAAAAAGTTTTTAAACACCGCACATTAAAGCGCTTTGATTTAGAACAAGCAACTCAAACATTCGATGAATTTGTAACCTCTGATAGTTTTGCCTTACATGGCGTTGTTGATAGTGTTTTAAACAATCAAGAAAATATTTACCCAATAGAATTTAAGTTGGGTGGCAGTAAACCAATGAAAGGGCAAATCTTGCAACTTACAGCTTATGGCATGTTATTACAAGAAAAATATGGCTTTCCTTGTCAAACAGGATTTATCTTATATGAGAACAAAGGCAAAACCCATCAGATAAATTTTGCTAAAGAGCGCATCCAACAAGTAATAACAATTAGAGATAAAATTTTATTTGATTTAGATAATTCTTATATGCCAGATAGCCCGGCAACACCGTCCCAATGCACACAATGCGAGTATTTAAACTATTGCAACGATCGATAA